The Armatimonadota bacterium genomic sequence AATACCGGACGCCCGGCCGTGTTCTGTCGCTTCGCCGGATGTAATCTGTGGACCGGGCGCGAAGCCGATCGATCGTCTGCCGTGTGCAAATTCTGTGACACAGATTTCATTGGCACTGACGGGCCGGGCGGTGGGCAGTTCGCGACGGCCGATGAACTGGCCGGAGCTGTAGCGGCGAACTGGCCCTCAGGCAGTGACCGTGCTGGCCCGCTGGTGGTATGCACCGGTGGTGAACCCCTCCTGCAGCTGGACGAGGCCGCCGTTGCCGCCTTTCACCGCGCCGAATTCGAAGTGGCCGTGGAGACGAACGGGACTAGACCCGCCCCCGAGGGAATTGACTGGCTGTGCGTTAGCCCCAAGCACGGTGCCGACCTTGTACTAATATGCGGACAGGAACTAAAGCTTGTGTACCCCCAGTTCGGCGCTGAACCGGAACGCTTCTCTCACTTGCAGTTCGACCACTATTACCTGCAGCCGATGGACGGGCCTCTGCGGGAACGCAATACGCAGTTGGCCCTGGCATACTGTCTCGCGCATCCGCTGTGGCGACTGAGCCTGCAGATGCATAAGTTCGTGGGGATCCCGTGATGACAGTTTTCAAAGAATTCGGGTTCGAGGCGGCGCACCGGCTCCCGAATGTGCCGGAAGGTCACAAGTGCGCCCGATTGCACGGGCACTCGTTCAAGGTCGCCATTCACGTGGCCGGACCTGTGGGTGAGACGACGGGCTGGGTGGTGGACTTCGCCGAGATCAAGGCCGCGTTCAAGCCACTCCTCGACCGCCTGGACCACTACTATCTTAACGAGATCGACGGGCTAGAAAATCCGACAAGCGAGAACCTCGCGCGGTGGATCTGGGTCCGCCTCGCGCCCAATCTTCCGGGCCTCTCACGGATCGTGGTGAACGAGACCTGCACTTCGGGCTGCGCGTACGAAGGGTACGATTCCAGATGATCCTCGAGGACGTCCAGAACCACACCGATACGCGGGCGATCGACCTAGATCAGGTCGGGGTCTCGGACCTTCGATATCCCATTGTCGTTCTCGATCGGAAACAAGGCGAGCAACCCACGGTTGCTACGCTCACAATGTCGGTGAGCCTGCCCCATCACTTTAAGGGCACTCACATGAGCCGCTTCCTGGAAGTGCTCAACGAGCATCGCGGGGAGATTACGGTTCGTACCGTGCCGATGCTCCTGCGAGACCTGAAGACCCGGCTGGAAGCGGAAAGGGCCAGGATCGAGGTACGATTCCCGTATTTCCTCGAGCGAGCGGCCCCGGTAACCGGGGCGACGGCGCTCATGGACTTCGAGTGCGCTTTCATCGGCGAATCGAACGCCACCGATGACTTTCTGCTGCAAGTTCGCGTCCCCGTTACCAGCCTCTGCCCGTGCAGCAAGGCTATTAGCGAGTATGGCGCCCATAACCAACGTGGATACGTAACAATCGAGGTGCGGAGCGTCCTTGCGAATGACGGTCACCCCGAGATCGTCTGGATCGAGGAGTTGATTGATATCGCGGAACGGTCGGCCTCCGCGCCGGTCTATCCGCTACTTAAGCGACCCGACGAACGGCACGTCACAATGCAAGCCTACGACAACCCGGTGTTTGTAGAGGATATCGTACGCAATGCAGCCGTCGCGCTACAGGGTGACCATCGGGTCGCGTGGTTCCGCGTGCATGTTCTGAATCAGGAGAGCATCCACAACCATGCGGCGTTTGCCGAAGTCTCGTGGTCTCGCCCTGAACGATCGGACGATCAGTGAAACCCAACACGCGCCTCCTCAACATCACATCGTGTACGGGCGAGAATGCGGCTACCAGCGATCATGTCACTCACGCTGGAAGTCTACGACTACGGACACCAAACG encodes the following:
- the queD gene encoding 6-carboxytetrahydropterin synthase QueD, whose amino-acid sequence is MTVFKEFGFEAAHRLPNVPEGHKCARLHGHSFKVAIHVAGPVGETTGWVVDFAEIKAAFKPLLDRLDHYYLNEIDGLENPTSENLARWIWVRLAPNLPGLSRIVVNETCTSGCAYEGYDSR
- the queE gene encoding 7-carboxy-7-deazaguanine synthase, with translation MSYTVKEIFYTLQGEGANTGRPAVFCRFAGCNLWTGREADRSSAVCKFCDTDFIGTDGPGGGQFATADELAGAVAANWPSGSDRAGPLVVCTGGEPLLQLDEAAVAAFHRAEFEVAVETNGTRPAPEGIDWLCVSPKHGADLVLICGQELKLVYPQFGAEPERFSHLQFDHYYLQPMDGPLRERNTQLALAYCLAHPLWRLSLQMHKFVGIP
- the folE2 gene encoding GTP cyclohydrolase FolE2 codes for the protein MILEDVQNHTDTRAIDLDQVGVSDLRYPIVVLDRKQGEQPTVATLTMSVSLPHHFKGTHMSRFLEVLNEHRGEITVRTVPMLLRDLKTRLEAERARIEVRFPYFLERAAPVTGATALMDFECAFIGESNATDDFLLQVRVPVTSLCPCSKAISEYGAHNQRGYVTIEVRSVLANDGHPEIVWIEELIDIAERSASAPVYPLLKRPDERHVTMQAYDNPVFVEDIVRNAAVALQGDHRVAWFRVHVLNQESIHNHAAFAEVSWSRPERSDDQ